The Pseudomonas orientalis genome contains a region encoding:
- a CDS encoding MFS transporter has translation MTAIPTSAPVVPGRLEQMSTRIAFFIAGFGIAAWAPLVPYAKARAQLNEGTLGLLLLCLGVGSILAMPVAGVLASRFGCRRVLTAGTIMICLALPMLATVSSIPLLMAGLFLFGAGLGTVDSTVNLQAVIVERASGKTMMSGFHGLFSLGGIVGAAGVSGLLGLGLSPLQATLVVIVIMVVALLKAAPHLLPYGSESSGPAFAIPHGVVLFIGCLCFIVFLAEGAVLDWSAVFLSAERGVDPAYAGLGYAAFALTMTAGRLTGDMIVRRLGATRVIVAGGTLAAAGVFLATLSPAWEMALLGYALVGAGCSNIVPVLYTAVGRQNVMPEHIAVPAITTLGYAGILAGPAVIGFIAHGSSVATAFLLIGGLLAAVAISGKILRV, from the coding sequence ATGACTGCCATTCCCACTTCCGCCCCCGTGGTTCCCGGGCGGCTGGAGCAAATGTCGACCCGTATCGCTTTTTTCATTGCAGGCTTCGGCATCGCGGCCTGGGCGCCGCTGGTGCCGTACGCCAAGGCGCGCGCGCAACTCAACGAGGGCACGCTTGGTCTGTTGTTGTTGTGCCTGGGGGTAGGCTCGATCCTAGCCATGCCCGTGGCGGGGGTGCTGGCGTCGCGCTTCGGCTGCCGGCGGGTGTTGACGGCCGGCACGATCATGATCTGCCTGGCGCTGCCGATGCTGGCCACCGTGAGTTCGATTCCGCTATTGATGGCGGGGTTGTTTCTGTTTGGCGCCGGCCTGGGTACCGTGGATTCGACCGTCAACCTTCAAGCGGTGATTGTTGAACGCGCCAGCGGGAAAACCATGATGTCGGGCTTCCACGGCTTGTTCAGCCTGGGCGGCATTGTCGGCGCGGCGGGCGTCTCCGGCTTGCTGGGGCTGGGCCTGTCGCCGTTGCAGGCAACCCTGGTGGTGATCGTCATCATGGTAGTGGCGCTGCTCAAGGCCGCGCCGCATTTGCTGCCCTACGGCAGTGAAAGCTCGGGGCCGGCGTTTGCCATTCCTCACGGCGTGGTGCTGTTTATCGGCTGCTTGTGTTTCATCGTGTTCCTGGCCGAAGGCGCGGTACTGGACTGGAGCGCGGTGTTCCTCAGCGCCGAGCGTGGCGTGGACCCGGCGTATGCAGGCCTGGGCTACGCGGCCTTCGCCCTGACCATGACCGCAGGGCGCTTGACCGGCGACATGATTGTGCGGCGCTTGGGTGCAACCCGGGTGATCGTGGCCGGTGGCACGCTGGCCGCGGCCGGTGTGTTCCTGGCGACGCTCTCCCCTGCCTGGGAAATGGCGCTGCTCGGGTACGCGCTGGTGGGCGCCGGCTGCTCCAATATCGTCCCGGTGCTGTACACCGCCGTCGGCAGGCAGAACGTGATGCCAGAACACATTGCCGTACCCGCCATTACCACGCTGGGCTATGCAGGCATATTGGCAGGGCCGGCAGTGATCGGGTTCATTGCCCATGGCAGCAGCGTGGCAACCGCCTTCCTGCTGATCGGTGGGTTGCTGGCGGCGGTGGCAATCAGCGGGAAAATATTGCGCGTATAA
- a CDS encoding glucose 1-dehydrogenase, with amino-acid sequence MQLSLDQQVALVTGASSGIGAGAAKALAEAGAAVVLNYNSQAAPAEALAAQINANGGQAIALAGDVSKEADVERLFAQTLDAFGHLDILVANSGLQKDANLVDMSLEDWNTVIGVNLTGQFLCARAAVRIFNRQGVREGVSRAAGKIIHMSSVHQVIPWAGHVNYAASKGGVEMLMRTLAQEVSEQRIRINGIAPGAIRTAINRAATEGAAEQELLKLIPYGRVGDVQDVANAVVWLASDASDYVVGSTLFIDGGMSLYPEFRGNG; translated from the coding sequence ATGCAACTCTCGTTGGATCAACAAGTGGCCCTGGTCACCGGCGCCAGTTCCGGTATCGGCGCAGGCGCCGCCAAGGCGCTGGCCGAAGCCGGAGCAGCCGTGGTGCTTAACTACAATTCCCAGGCGGCACCGGCCGAGGCGCTGGCGGCACAGATCAATGCCAATGGCGGCCAAGCCATTGCTCTTGCTGGCGATGTGTCGAAAGAAGCCGACGTCGAACGCCTGTTCGCCCAGACCCTCGACGCCTTCGGCCACCTGGATATTCTCGTCGCCAACTCCGGCCTGCAGAAAGACGCCAACCTGGTCGACATGAGCCTGGAGGACTGGAACACCGTGATCGGCGTCAACCTCACCGGCCAATTTCTCTGCGCGCGCGCCGCCGTGCGGATTTTCAACCGCCAGGGCGTGCGTGAGGGCGTGTCCCGCGCAGCCGGCAAGATCATCCACATGAGTTCGGTGCACCAGGTGATTCCCTGGGCCGGGCACGTGAATTACGCAGCGTCCAAGGGCGGTGTGGAGATGCTGATGCGCACCCTCGCCCAGGAAGTCAGCGAGCAGCGCATTCGCATCAACGGGATTGCGCCGGGGGCGATTCGCACGGCGATCAACCGTGCTGCCACTGAAGGCGCCGCCGAACAGGAGCTGCTCAAGTTGATTCCCTATGGCCGCGTCGGCGATGTGCAAGATGTGGCGAATGCGGTGGTGTGGCTGGCCAGCGACGCGTCCGATTACGTGGTCGGCAGCACGCTGTTCATCGATGGCGGCATGAGCCTTTATCCGGAGTTTCGTGGCAATGGTTGA
- a CDS encoding lipase family protein, whose translation MKQDAWKQQFFNDRMPACPLRGDWLSLGLVDETGSGKAYGGLLYTLQDSVGQQYRGRLDGDGFTRLEGIYCGPVVLMMDEPYSGTEIPYITLMKRLDYPLPITELQVRAEQTFFLSSDGQCVDGNPARQKADCFYQVEVSDLVRYKAHLPPTSSGAHRPTRNALKMMADLGFGPAESLFKGVVLFPNQFTVLEVRPLRALRPIISTDDQFCALNLYQLALMATLSYCEFGQDPPTGAADTVTFPLNPSIGNVFVEQLSCYREAWKFDSRQVQRFYPLYEDVAYSRRFEILPFDPELYERNHPPGEHPERIHFFNDVESGTGTQAFICHHDEVVLIAVRGTASGADALRDADAHQVPFLEGAGKAHRGFYQAFQATFHFVLDYLSRYHIGQRVVICGHSLGGAIALLLAEGLRRIPDAHYNPLLYTYGAPRAADSEFISGASALVHHRIVNHNDPVPSVPAPWMNTTAKLWVPGAVTLFSAPTAGGLLFAAGLVRVGGSAYQHHGEQQHFMPITLPDGTHSSVLWKPGCESIQELGCTQALRLHGDMPDRDNLLRQLFQANQHFMTASYIPAAWATLRRWQQALDSQGPLVTAREFELLDRALEDMREQLRAKRRELARMRPANDRSHEHNDALNAEIDRLHTSRERLASLRWRRLDGRDVYGSHAQGAHLQQGLKRWFTHRENRVLAQVASIPSPVHSDLGKAQVLDIDSIV comes from the coding sequence ATGAAACAGGATGCATGGAAGCAGCAGTTTTTTAACGACAGGATGCCCGCTTGCCCATTACGCGGAGATTGGTTGTCTTTGGGGCTCGTTGATGAAACCGGGAGCGGCAAGGCCTACGGTGGTCTGCTTTATACTCTCCAGGACAGTGTTGGGCAACAATACAGGGGGCGGCTGGATGGGGATGGTTTTACCAGGCTGGAGGGTATCTATTGTGGCCCGGTAGTTCTCATGATGGATGAGCCTTATTCGGGAACAGAAATACCCTATATCACGCTTATGAAACGGCTTGACTACCCTTTGCCCATTACGGAGCTTCAAGTACGCGCGGAGCAAACTTTTTTTCTAAGCAGCGATGGTCAATGTGTCGACGGTAACCCGGCACGGCAAAAAGCAGACTGTTTTTATCAGGTGGAGGTAAGTGATTTGGTTCGATACAAAGCCCACTTACCTCCAACGTCGTCTGGGGCTCACCGGCCCACGCGCAATGCGCTCAAGATGATGGCGGACCTGGGGTTTGGTCCTGCTGAGTCCTTATTCAAAGGGGTGGTGCTATTCCCAAACCAATTTACGGTTTTGGAGGTGCGTCCTTTACGAGCGCTACGGCCAATTATTTCCACTGATGATCAGTTTTGTGCACTGAACCTTTACCAATTGGCGCTCATGGCCACATTGAGTTATTGCGAATTTGGTCAGGATCCCCCAACCGGAGCTGCGGATACGGTCACTTTTCCGCTGAACCCGAGCATAGGAAACGTGTTTGTAGAACAGTTGTCATGTTACCGGGAGGCTTGGAAGTTCGATTCAAGACAAGTACAGCGGTTTTATCCATTGTATGAAGACGTAGCCTACTCTCGTCGCTTTGAGATTCTGCCTTTCGATCCTGAATTATATGAGCGCAATCACCCGCCTGGTGAGCATCCGGAGCGTATACATTTTTTTAACGACGTTGAATCCGGAACTGGCACGCAAGCTTTTATCTGCCATCACGATGAGGTTGTACTCATAGCTGTCCGTGGCACTGCCAGTGGCGCGGACGCTTTACGCGACGCAGATGCTCATCAAGTCCCTTTCCTCGAAGGCGCAGGTAAAGCTCACCGAGGTTTTTACCAAGCATTCCAAGCCACGTTTCACTTTGTTCTGGATTACCTTTCGCGATATCACATCGGTCAACGTGTTGTCATCTGCGGCCACAGCCTGGGTGGCGCGATCGCCCTGCTGCTGGCTGAAGGGCTGCGCCGAATCCCGGACGCCCATTACAACCCACTCCTCTACACCTACGGCGCCCCCCGCGCCGCCGATTCCGAATTTATCTCCGGCGCCTCTGCCCTGGTTCACCATCGAATCGTCAACCATAACGACCCTGTCCCCAGTGTCCCGGCGCCGTGGATGAACACCACTGCCAAACTGTGGGTGCCGGGGGCTGTCACCTTGTTCAGTGCGCCCACCGCCGGCGGTTTGCTGTTCGCCGCCGGCCTGGTGCGCGTTGGTGGCAGTGCCTATCAGCACCATGGCGAACAGCAGCACTTCATGCCGATCACGCTCCCGGATGGCACGCATTCTTCAGTGCTGTGGAAACCTGGCTGTGAGTCGATCCAGGAGCTTGGCTGTACTCAAGCGTTGCGGTTGCACGGCGACATGCCCGACCGCGACAACCTGTTGAGGCAGCTCTTCCAGGCCAACCAGCATTTCATGACCGCCAGCTATATTCCTGCGGCCTGGGCGACATTGCGACGCTGGCAGCAAGCCCTGGATAGCCAGGGCCCTCTGGTTACCGCGAGGGAGTTCGAGTTGCTTGATCGCGCGCTCGAAGACATGCGCGAGCAACTGAGGGCAAAACGCCGCGAACTGGCCCGCATGCGCCCGGCCAACGACCGTAGCCATGAGCATAACGACGCCCTGAACGCAGAGATTGACCGTTTGCATACCAGTCGCGA
- a CDS encoding DUF4123 domain-containing protein, whose amino-acid sequence MQHEPYQWMAQQQQSGRRLCLILEASNERCQSLMAARDLSQYCPLYGETAAAELASKGPVILLLEQPGEPALINFLRDPEANRGWLGSLPSDDLAVVTRHWRERLLIGPEGEKALYRFHDNRTLARALAYLPAEQWPVYLGPLTSVCYWHEGRWCSHDNPAPGAYPVPDPAPWLQLPNPRASAILQANILRYLLAEHSEDLAALVEFHDPRIWLAHVLEQARTWRWRSPEQLEFLVVRRLEEATRSSVIRWQPLEGETPAQHFERVREQWFT is encoded by the coding sequence ATGCAGCACGAACCTTATCAATGGATGGCGCAGCAGCAACAGTCGGGGCGTCGTCTGTGCCTGATACTCGAAGCCAGCAACGAGCGCTGCCAGTCGCTCATGGCGGCTCGCGACCTCTCGCAATATTGTCCGCTCTATGGTGAAACCGCGGCAGCGGAACTGGCCAGCAAGGGCCCGGTGATCCTGCTATTGGAGCAGCCAGGGGAGCCTGCGCTAATCAATTTTCTGCGAGACCCAGAGGCAAATCGAGGGTGGCTGGGCAGTTTACCCAGCGATGACCTGGCCGTTGTGACCCGACATTGGCGTGAGCGCCTGCTGATCGGGCCGGAAGGCGAAAAGGCCCTGTACCGTTTCCACGACAACCGCACCCTGGCCCGCGCCCTGGCGTATCTGCCGGCAGAACAATGGCCAGTTTACCTGGGCCCGTTGACCAGCGTGTGCTATTGGCATGAGGGACGTTGGTGCAGCCACGACAACCCCGCGCCGGGTGCTTACCCGGTGCCCGATCCCGCGCCCTGGTTGCAGTTGCCCAATCCTCGAGCGTCGGCCATTCTCCAGGCCAATATCCTGCGCTACCTGCTGGCTGAACACAGTGAAGACCTGGCGGCCCTGGTGGAGTTTCACGACCCCAGGATCTGGTTGGCCCATGTGCTGGAACAGGCCCGTACCTGGCGATGGCGGTCGCCTGAGCAACTTGAATTCCTGGTGGTGCGCCGGCTGGAGGAGGCGACCCGGAGCAGTGTCATTCGCTGGCAGCCGCTGGAGGGCGAGACACCTGCACAGCATTTTGAACGGGTGCGGGAACAGTGGTTCACATAA
- a CDS encoding type VI secretion system tip protein VgrG: MVDAFVSSRFKLMIPGVAANLQVLAFEGCEYLDRPYFIQVQLVSENPALDLEALLHQPVYLDLGETDQGLHGLVYAIGRDAAGARLTRYHLTLAPRLACLAHRLDQRIFQQRSVPQIIASVLEQHGILADAYAFELGPVIYPPRPFCVQYAETDLHFIQRLCEEEGIHYHFRHSADSHLLVFGDDQTVFQRLPMQRYCSTIDPMAATHGVKRFDIRLETRSRRTVRRDHDFEHPSLRLQDAAGCAPGAAHEDYRYPAGFTSRARGAQLTRRSLERHQSDHHRASGSSDQPLLRSGHFLELQDHPDPTCNDLWLLTSVRHEGYQPQVLEESTGDTDSFVGYRNRFTATPWRAVHRPPLKHPKALINGSQTATVTGPAGEEVHCDEYGRVKVRFHWDRLDRSDDKSSCWVRVATGWAGAGFGAMMIPRVGMEVLVTFLEGDPDQPVINGCLPNALHMPAFSLPQHKTRSVLRSCSVPGGAGSNELHLEDRRGEELIYLRAQRDLEQHVGHDCRLEVLGERSEIIRGLSTVHLKSGEQRHIAGDRRIVLKASDHLAVQGDSHTQVTQVMVIEAGQQIHLKAGASLVIDAGAQLSFKAGGEHLQIQAGGIFSSRPITVGGSPAVARSANPLSVAGPPEVSMVQGLITDMAGQLDADFCPLCERCREGQCASTGRAA, encoded by the coding sequence ATGGTTGACGCGTTTGTTTCGTCACGTTTCAAATTAATGATTCCAGGCGTCGCTGCCAACTTGCAGGTACTCGCTTTCGAAGGCTGTGAGTATCTTGATCGACCCTATTTCATACAGGTACAACTCGTCAGCGAAAATCCTGCCCTGGATCTGGAGGCATTGCTCCATCAGCCGGTCTATCTGGATCTGGGCGAAACGGATCAAGGCCTGCACGGGCTGGTCTACGCCATCGGTCGCGATGCCGCGGGGGCCCGGCTCACCCGTTACCACCTTACGCTCGCCCCCCGCTTGGCGTGCCTGGCCCATCGCCTTGACCAGCGGATTTTCCAGCAGCGTAGCGTGCCGCAGATCATCGCCAGCGTGCTTGAACAACACGGCATCCTGGCAGATGCCTATGCCTTCGAGCTGGGCCCGGTGATTTATCCGCCTCGGCCCTTCTGCGTGCAGTATGCGGAGACTGATCTGCACTTCATTCAGCGACTGTGCGAGGAGGAGGGTATCCATTACCACTTTCGCCATAGTGCCGACAGTCATTTGCTGGTGTTTGGTGATGATCAAACGGTGTTTCAGCGCCTGCCGATGCAGCGATACTGCTCGACGATTGATCCGATGGCCGCAACCCACGGGGTAAAGCGCTTCGATATTCGCCTGGAAACCCGCAGTCGGCGAACGGTGCGCCGTGATCATGACTTCGAACACCCTTCACTGCGGCTGCAGGATGCCGCTGGCTGTGCACCTGGCGCAGCACATGAGGACTACCGTTACCCGGCAGGTTTCACGAGCCGTGCACGGGGGGCGCAATTGACACGTCGCAGTCTGGAGCGACATCAGTCCGACCATCATCGCGCGTCGGGCAGCAGTGACCAGCCCCTGTTGCGCAGTGGTCACTTTCTTGAATTGCAGGACCACCCGGATCCGACCTGCAATGACCTGTGGTTGCTCACCTCGGTGCGCCACGAAGGCTATCAGCCCCAGGTCCTGGAGGAATCGACAGGCGATACGGACAGCTTCGTGGGGTATCGCAACCGTTTCACTGCGACCCCATGGCGTGCCGTGCATCGGCCACCCCTCAAACATCCCAAGGCGCTCATTAACGGTAGCCAGACGGCGACGGTTACGGGGCCTGCGGGCGAGGAAGTGCACTGCGATGAATACGGTCGCGTGAAGGTGCGTTTTCATTGGGACCGGCTGGACAGGTCGGATGATAAAAGCAGCTGCTGGGTGAGGGTCGCAACCGGTTGGGCTGGTGCCGGGTTTGGCGCCATGATGATTCCCCGGGTGGGCATGGAGGTACTGGTGACCTTCCTGGAGGGTGACCCGGACCAGCCGGTGATCAATGGTTGCCTGCCCAATGCATTGCACATGCCGGCCTTTTCCCTGCCGCAGCACAAGACCCGTAGCGTTTTGCGCAGCTGCAGCGTTCCTGGTGGCGCGGGCAGTAACGAGCTGCACCTGGAAGATCGTCGTGGTGAGGAGCTGATCTACCTGCGCGCCCAGCGCGACCTGGAGCAGCACGTGGGCCATGACTGTCGGTTGGAAGTGCTCGGTGAGCGCAGTGAGATCATCCGAGGCTTGAGCACGGTTCATCTTAAGAGCGGTGAGCAGCGCCACATCGCGGGCGACCGCCGCATTGTGCTGAAGGCCAGCGATCACCTCGCCGTGCAAGGCGATAGCCACACTCAGGTGACCCAGGTGATGGTGATCGAAGCCGGTCAACAGATTCACCTGAAGGCGGGGGCCAGCCTTGTCATCGATGCGGGCGCCCAGTTGAGTTTCAAGGCGGGCGGCGAGCATTTGCAGATTCAGGCCGGCGGGATTTTCAGCAGCCGGCCCATCACTGTCGGTGGTTCGCCAGCCGTTGCAAGGTCGGCCAACCCTTTGTCTGTTGCGGGCCCGCCAGAGGTGTCGATGGTGCAGGGGCTTATCACGGATATGGCCGGCCAACTGGATGCGGATTTTTGCCCCTTATGCGAGCGCTGTCGCGAAGGTCAATGCGCCAGCACCGGGAGGGCCGCGTGA